A genomic region of Anas acuta chromosome 1, bAnaAcu1.1, whole genome shotgun sequence contains the following coding sequences:
- the SYPL1 gene encoding synaptophysin-like protein 1 has product MFGLQVDIGMLLEPLGFIKVLQWIFSIFAFATCGGFYGETTLLVSCKGVVNKTVTAAFAYPFRLNTVVFSEPDPERCGGTWTDSYLVGNFSSSAQFFVTLAVLVLLYCIAALVVYVGYKHVYQHNSKFPLTDLILTVIITFLWLVSTFAWGKALADIKISTGASIISQIDSCKAPGTTCHFVSVTRMGTLNVSAVFGLLNTVLWGGNIWFVYKDTNLHNQSNKISQVVGIYSAQRI; this is encoded by the exons ATGTTTGGCTTGCAAGTGGACATTGGCATGCTGCTGGAGCCCCTGGGCTTCATAAAGGTCCTCCAGTGG atcttttccatttttgcttttgcaacCTGTGGAGGCTTTTATGGTGAAACTACCCTTTTAGTTTCCTGCAAGGGTGTGGTGAACAAAACTGTAACAGCTGCTTTTGCATATCCATTCAG GCTGAATACTGTTGTATTTAGTGAACCAGATCCAGAACGCTGTGGTGGTACTTGGACTGACAGCTATCTCGTGGGCAACTTCTCCTCTTCTGCACAGTTCTTTGTTACACTTGCAGTGTTGGTATTACTCTACTGCATTGCTGCCCTTGTTGTATATGTTGGATATAAGCATGTGTATCAACACAATAGCAAGTTTCCACTAACT GACTTAATTCTCACTGTCATAATAACCTTTCTGTGGCTAGTCAGTACTTTTGCGTGGGGAAAGGCACTTGCTGACATCAAAATATCCACGGGTGCCAGTATTATTTCACAAATTGACTCTTGCAAAGCACCAGGAACAACttgtcattttgtttctgtgaccAGAATGGGAACTCTGAATGTGTCTGCG GTATTTGGCTTGCTTAATACGGTTTTGTGGGGAGGAAATATTTGGTTTGTATACAAGGACACCAACTTGCACAACCAGTCAAACAAAATTTCTCAAGTTGTAGGAATATATTCAGCTCAAAGGATATGA